Proteins from one Gasterosteus aculeatus chromosome 11, fGasAcu3.hap1.1, whole genome shotgun sequence genomic window:
- the LOC120827811 gene encoding WAS/WASL-interacting protein family member 2 translates to MPVPPAPPRGPPAPPTFSQANTTPPKLSQKEADGRGALLTDICRGPRLKKVEVVSDSKSPTAESQTPPTDHPYIRLYQYLHQQQGAPSEEQQRTALEKPKGGGAAGSQSGPIGPIGDASSGQSPSSRVAAARHRHEDPESPSIQTLLPTETSCSDCPSLSKLSSAASSPSTSTTHSSPGPPPPPPPPPSRRSNAPSPPSSSSSYNREKPLPLTPNHTPSPCNSRRPPTSEGNPACSSLAPPPPPYRITNGPTGGVAAADLPQRHNSLGNKRPAPSPGGHTPTRGPAPPPPPASPTPSHQAANRPPPPVRETPCRGAAPPVPVQASSFRPGGRDAPPPYRSHGSPSLCSDPPARGKPPPPPTRTPAGPPPPPPPLRNGHSSVPRSFVDDFESKYSFHPLDDFPPPDEYRHFAKIYPSKAHRVMRGAPPLPPVGR, encoded by the exons ATGCccgtcccccccgccccacctcggggacccccagccccccccaccttcaGCCAG GCCAACACCACCCCCCCAAAGCTGAGCCAGAAGGAGGCGGACGGCCGCGGCGCCCTGCTGACGGACATCTGCAGAGGCCCCCGGCTGaagaaggtggaggtggtgagCGACAGTAAGAGCCCGACAGCAGAGAGCCAAACACCTCCCACCGATCACCCGTACATTCGCTTATACCAGTACCTGCAccagcagcagggggcgccctccgaggagcagcagaggaccgCGCTAGAGA AGCCCaaaggaggtggagcagcaggaagcCAGTCAGGTCCTATTGGACCAATAGGAG ACGCGTCTTCTGGACAGTCTCCCTCCAGTCGCGTGGCAGCCGCCCGTCATCGCCATGAAGACCCAGAAAGCCCCTCCATCCAGACCCTGTTGCCCACGGAGACGAGTTGCTCCGATTGTCCCTCGCTGTCCAAACTGTCTTCTGCAGCTTCCTCCCCATCCACCAGCACGACGCActcctcccccggcccccctcctcctcctcctcctcctcccagtcgCCGCAGCAATGCCCCCTCGCCGCCGTCCTCATCGTCTTCTTACAACCGAgagaagcccctccccctgACTCCTAACCACACCCCGTCTCCTTGCAACAGTAGACGTCCTCCGACCTCGGAGGGAAACCCCGCCTGCTCCTCtttggccccgccccccccaccgtaTCGCATCACTAATGGCCCAACAGGTGGCGTTGCGGCAGCGGATCTGCCCCAGCGACACAACTCCCTGGGCAACAAGAggcctgccccctcccccggaGGCCACACCCCAACtcgaggccccgccccccctcctcccccggcctCTCCCACTCCCTCCCACCAGGCTGCCAACAGGCCACCGCCCCCTGTCAGAGAGACGCCGTGTAGAGGAGCAG CGCCTCCTGTGCCCGTCCAGGCCTCGTCTTTCAGACCGGGTGGCCGAGACGCTCCGCCTCCCTACAGGAGTCATGGTAGCCCTTCtctctgctctgaccccccAGCCAGAGGAAAACCTCCTCCCCCGCCCACCCGTACCCCCGCcggccctcccccccctccgcctcctctccgtAACGGACACTCCTCCGTCCCTCGCTCATTTGTCG ATGACTTTGAGTCAAAGTATTCATTCCATCCTCTGGACGACTTCCCTCCTCCAGACGAGTACCGTCACTTCGCCAAGATCTACCCCAGCAAGGCCCACCGAG TGATGAGAGGAGCTCCGCCTCTGCCTCCGGTTGGGAGGTGA
- the utp18 gene encoding U3 small nucleolar RNA-associated protein 18 homolog isoform X2: MEDVIKLPGTEDGKAARKRTRAPEVDPQEEEETRRANAERLSVLGGEDASVRLLEELVFGAEEELLERLVEEDEEEQAGALLVEDGDHVSCDSEDDGGCVQIREAAWVDEDDEQEEEVDMKHRYRKDLMKGEAELTMSNQKLQERMRAQFQKVMGGAPSWADSNAKKKKKAAADDEEEEEELTRRTGNFVASSDRLPSGILRMKKCLHANSSRPSEDRLSTVQFHPSAQVVLTAGLDQSVSLFQVDGKTNPKIQSIHLDRFPVHKAQFSLQGDTVIATGLKNKMFYLYDMMEGRVTPVHNVRGLNEARVKEFSVRPDGGELLLTGTSGYLHLLTLKTKEVVLSLKVNGDVVGSSFSQDGSKVFANSEDGEVFVWDMRSSRCLSRFTDEGCVKGTSIATSPDGQYLACGSQSGVVNVYSQEACLKSTHPRPLKAVKNLLTSATSLTFNPSSEILAIASRAEDEAVRLLHLPSFSVFSNFPVSKRKIIYRTSCLDFSPHSGFLSLANNKGHAPLFRLLHYKDF, encoded by the exons ATGGAGGACGTGATCAAGCTGCCGGGGACGGAGGACGGGAAAGCGGCCCGGAAGAGGACTCGAGCTCCGGAGGTGGAcccgcaggaggaagaggagacgcgGCGGGCCAACGCGGAGAGGCTGTCGGTGCTGGGGGGGGAGGACGCCTCGGtgaggctgctggaggagctggtgttcggagccgaggaggagctgctggagagactCGTGGAG gaggacgaggaggagcaggccgGAGCCCTATTGGTGGAGGACGGAGACCATGTGTCATGTGACTCGGAGGATGACGGCGGTTGCGTGCAGATCAGAGAGGCTGCTTGGGTGGATGAGGATgacgagcaggaggaaga GGTGGACATGAAGCATCGTTACCGCAAAGACCTGATGAAAGGAGAGGCGGAGTTAACGATGTCCAATCAGAAGCTGCAAGAGAGGATGAGAGCGCA ATTTCAGAAGGTGATGGGAGGAGCTCCGTCGTGGGCCGACAGCAAcgccaagaagaaaaagaaag cagcagctgatgatgaggaggaggaggaggagctcacgAGGAGGACGGGGAACTTCGTGGCGTCTTCAGATCGTTTACCCAGCGGCATCCTGAGA ATGAAGAAGTGTCTCCACGCTAACTCCTCCCGTCCTTCGGAGGACCGACTCAGCACCGTTCAGTTCCACCCCTCCGCTCAGGTGGTCTTGACGGCCGGCCTCGACCAATCGGTGTCCCTCTTCCAG GTGGACGGGAAGACGAACCCAAAGATCCAGAGCATCCACTTGGACCGGTTCCCGGTCCACAAGGCCCAGTTCAGCCTGCAGGGGGACACGGTGATCGCCACCGGCCTGAAGAACAAGATGTTCTACCTGTATGACATGATGGAGGGCCGGGTCACACCTGTGCACAACGtcagag GTCTCAATGAGGCGCGGGTGAAGGAGTTCTCTGTGCGTCCTGACGGAGGAGAACTGCTGCTGACTGGAACCAGCGGATACCTGCACCTCCTCACGCTCAAg ACGAAGGAGGTCGTTCTCAGCTTGAAGGTCAACGGCGACGTGGTGGGCTCGTCCTTCTCTCAGGACGGCAGCAAAGTCTTTGCCAACTCGG aggACGGAGAGGTGTTTGTGTGGGACATGCGGAGCAGTCGCTGCCTCAGCAGGTTCACAGACGAAGGATGCGTCAAAGGGACGTCGATCGCCACCTCGCCTGATGGACAATATCTGGCCTGCgg CTCTCAGTCGGGCGTGGTCAACGTGTACTCCCAGGAGGCGTGTTTGAAGTCAACGCATCCCAGGCCTCTAAAAGCAGTGAAGAACCTGCTGACCTCAGCGACCTctctgacctttaacccctcCTCCGAGATCCTGGCCATTGCCTCGCGAGCTGAGGACGAGGCCGTACGCCTG CTCCACCTACCCAGCTTCAGCGTCTTCTCCAACTTCCCCGTCTCCAAGAGGAAGATCATCTATCGAACCAGCTGCCTTGACTTCTCCCCTCACAGCGGCTTCCTCTCACTGGCTAACAACAAGGGACACGCCCCTCTCTTCAG GTTGCTTCATTACAAAGACTTCTGA
- the utp18 gene encoding U3 small nucleolar RNA-associated protein 18 homolog isoform X1, translating into MEDVIKLPGTEDGKAARKRTRAPEVDPQEEEETRRANAERLSVLGGEDASVRLLEELVFGAEEELLERLVEEDEEEQAGALLVEDGDHVSCDSEDDGGCVQIREAAWVDEDDEQEEEVDMKHRYRKDLMKGEAELTMSNQKLQERMRAQFQKVMGGAPSWADSNAKKKKKAAAADDEEEEEELTRRTGNFVASSDRLPSGILRMKKCLHANSSRPSEDRLSTVQFHPSAQVVLTAGLDQSVSLFQVDGKTNPKIQSIHLDRFPVHKAQFSLQGDTVIATGLKNKMFYLYDMMEGRVTPVHNVRGLNEARVKEFSVRPDGGELLLTGTSGYLHLLTLKTKEVVLSLKVNGDVVGSSFSQDGSKVFANSEDGEVFVWDMRSSRCLSRFTDEGCVKGTSIATSPDGQYLACGSQSGVVNVYSQEACLKSTHPRPLKAVKNLLTSATSLTFNPSSEILAIASRAEDEAVRLLHLPSFSVFSNFPVSKRKIIYRTSCLDFSPHSGFLSLANNKGHAPLFRLLHYKDF; encoded by the exons ATGGAGGACGTGATCAAGCTGCCGGGGACGGAGGACGGGAAAGCGGCCCGGAAGAGGACTCGAGCTCCGGAGGTGGAcccgcaggaggaagaggagacgcgGCGGGCCAACGCGGAGAGGCTGTCGGTGCTGGGGGGGGAGGACGCCTCGGtgaggctgctggaggagctggtgttcggagccgaggaggagctgctggagagactCGTGGAG gaggacgaggaggagcaggccgGAGCCCTATTGGTGGAGGACGGAGACCATGTGTCATGTGACTCGGAGGATGACGGCGGTTGCGTGCAGATCAGAGAGGCTGCTTGGGTGGATGAGGATgacgagcaggaggaaga GGTGGACATGAAGCATCGTTACCGCAAAGACCTGATGAAAGGAGAGGCGGAGTTAACGATGTCCAATCAGAAGCTGCAAGAGAGGATGAGAGCGCA ATTTCAGAAGGTGATGGGAGGAGCTCCGTCGTGGGCCGACAGCAAcgccaagaagaaaaagaaag cagcagcagctgatgatgaggaggaggaggaggagctcacgAGGAGGACGGGGAACTTCGTGGCGTCTTCAGATCGTTTACCCAGCGGCATCCTGAGA ATGAAGAAGTGTCTCCACGCTAACTCCTCCCGTCCTTCGGAGGACCGACTCAGCACCGTTCAGTTCCACCCCTCCGCTCAGGTGGTCTTGACGGCCGGCCTCGACCAATCGGTGTCCCTCTTCCAG GTGGACGGGAAGACGAACCCAAAGATCCAGAGCATCCACTTGGACCGGTTCCCGGTCCACAAGGCCCAGTTCAGCCTGCAGGGGGACACGGTGATCGCCACCGGCCTGAAGAACAAGATGTTCTACCTGTATGACATGATGGAGGGCCGGGTCACACCTGTGCACAACGtcagag GTCTCAATGAGGCGCGGGTGAAGGAGTTCTCTGTGCGTCCTGACGGAGGAGAACTGCTGCTGACTGGAACCAGCGGATACCTGCACCTCCTCACGCTCAAg ACGAAGGAGGTCGTTCTCAGCTTGAAGGTCAACGGCGACGTGGTGGGCTCGTCCTTCTCTCAGGACGGCAGCAAAGTCTTTGCCAACTCGG aggACGGAGAGGTGTTTGTGTGGGACATGCGGAGCAGTCGCTGCCTCAGCAGGTTCACAGACGAAGGATGCGTCAAAGGGACGTCGATCGCCACCTCGCCTGATGGACAATATCTGGCCTGCgg CTCTCAGTCGGGCGTGGTCAACGTGTACTCCCAGGAGGCGTGTTTGAAGTCAACGCATCCCAGGCCTCTAAAAGCAGTGAAGAACCTGCTGACCTCAGCGACCTctctgacctttaacccctcCTCCGAGATCCTGGCCATTGCCTCGCGAGCTGAGGACGAGGCCGTACGCCTG CTCCACCTACCCAGCTTCAGCGTCTTCTCCAACTTCCCCGTCTCCAAGAGGAAGATCATCTATCGAACCAGCTGCCTTGACTTCTCCCCTCACAGCGGCTTCCTCTCACTGGCTAACAACAAGGGACACGCCCCTCTCTTCAG GTTGCTTCATTACAAAGACTTCTGA